gagagagaaagaaagagagagacagagagagagagggagagagagagggaatgaggaggagaaggggaggaatAAATTAATTAAGTGCTGGTGGGTCTGCGTATGttctcaagacacacacacacacacacacacacacacacacacacacacacactggctttcATCAAGACACCACTTCAAAATGAACTCTAAGTGAAACGAACTTACCAAAATGAACTTTAAGTGAAATTAACTCTCCAAAATGAACTCTAAGTGAAATGAACTCACCAAAATGAACTCTAAATGGAATGAACTCACCAAAAGGAGCACTAAGTGAAATGAACTCTAAGTGAAATGAACTCACCAAAATGAACTCTGAAAATGAAAGTGAAATTCCAGTCACCACACTACTTTAAGTCGTCCCTTTTGCAAATGATGAAGTCTCTGCTGGTCTGTTGTGGTTACGCTAAACtcaggctgacacacacacacacaatcacatgtaaacacacacacgcaaatatgtacacacacacaccacacacacacacaaaaacacacgcacctcaagcacacacgcacacacacacataaattcacacacacctcacgcacacacacagacacacagacacacacacacacacacacacacacacacacacacacacacacacacacacacacacacacacacacctcaagcgcacacacacacacacacacacacacacacacacacacacacacacacacgtaaacacactcacctcaagcacacacgcacacacacacataaattcacacactcactcactcacacacacctcacacactctcacacacacacacacatacacacacacacacactcacacacatacaaggtgcCGGTCATCTCAGCTTTCCCCACCTCATGCGTCTGGATTGCTGGCCCCTGCCGCGTCTAAACCAGCAAAATTAAATGGGTTAACAGGCTGACCCCAGACCAGTCGCCGAGGCCTGAGATGGGCCTGCTCCGTGACAGCTGACGTGACGACCCCTCATCAGCGTCAGCGCCGGCCCCCGCGCTGTTGACTTTACCCACCACAGGAGAAGCCGCAATGGACGTGATTGACACGCGAGGCTCGAGTTACAGTGTTTACACACAGTCTGCACCATGTTGCTAAAAACACTGGATGAAGTACAGAgaggagtgagggaggaagaacagcatagagagagaggggaagagagagagagagagagaagatagagaaagaggggaagagagagagagagaagatagagaaaggggaagagagagagagagagagaagatacagaaagaggggaagagagaaagagagagaagatagagaaagaggggaagagagagtgagagaagatagaaaaaggggggaagagagagagagagagaggggaagagaaaacaagacagagaggggatgagtgaatgaatgggcaaaaagaagggaggtgggagatggaaagaagagagagagagagagagagagagagagagagagagagagagagagagagagagaagctgagcGAGTGATTAGTAACTCTGTGTTAACATATTGTTGCACAGGGCTTCTGCCAATGTTCCACTACAGTTGGAAACGTTGCCAACGCAGAACTGTGAGCACGGGGCAGTCTAAGTGAGGGAGAGTGGAAATGACCGGCCTCTGGTCCTACACACAGCACCACCTCACATATCAGCTAATGGACTATCAGCAAGCATGGAGCCACATAGCGACAGATGGCAACGGGCCTgcactggggtgcgtttcccaaaaccataattgctaacttagttagcaactttgttggttgcaatgcaatttcccactCCTcgggttagcaactatggttttagggaaacgcacccctggcgGGGATCAATCACAGAGTCCGCAACGAAGCTCCAGTCCAGCACGTAGAGACACAGCGATATGACATGACTAAAGAGGCTGATGGGAAAAGCTGTTGAAGGGGGTCGTGTGTGTCGTCATGGTATCGAGATCTTCCCTCACCAGATGTCGTACTTCACCACCGTACGCAGCCACAGAGCCAAGCGGACCCCTCTCATCACGGGCCGAACTCCGCGCGCGACCGCTGAAGCCAAACCCTCCCAACAACACCCACCCGCTCAGTTTCCGCCCGCCGGCCCTGTAATTCCATGCGTCTCAAAGCCACCGCCGACCCTGCGTCTCCCGCCATGGCGGCTCTAAGTATAAACTCCAGCTCTGGCCGCACGCTGGATTAGGCCGtaaacacactcgcacacagcgCCTGCTCGCTGAGCTCTGGTGTAAACACTGCAGTGATTTGaggaattaaaacacacacacacacacacacatgcacattttaGATATTATGCAAGCCacgaaaaaaaaactgttttgatAACAGCAAAGTTAACAGCAAAGCCTTTTATTTGTAGATAAACTCAAACCCATGTATTGTGTGTTTTATATGCATACAGACTCCGATGCTATAATCCATGGTTATGAGACTGTCAAAACATAAATCATGTGTAATGTATATCAGGAGACTAACCACAAGCAGACAAGACTGGATCTACAATCATgttttaaaatacacacactgtatgtgtattgGCCGAGTATATCATGTCTGTGCGTGATGGGAGGATGAAGGCATGCGCTCTCTCGCTcgcagggaaaaaaaagagagagagggagacggtgCCGTTCTCGGAGGAGAAGAGCTCGCGGCCGTCGCTGCCCCCCAGCATCAACGCCACGGCCCTCAGCGCCGACATGGCCCTCATCAGCAGCGCCCTGGCAACCTACACCTACATCGCAGGTGagccacacacacgtacacacacacacacacacacacacacacacacacacacacacacaccagcagcgcCCTGGCAACCTACacctactgtacatcagatgagCGCcagcccactcacacacacacacccaatcacAGCTGATATCGACACCTACATCACAGGTGAGTGCCCGCCTGCCATTATGGTGCTGCCTACCATTtcatctgtttctgtgtgtgtgtgtgtgtgtgtgtgtgtgttttacagagcACACGGAGCGGGCAGCGctctactttgtgtgcggcgtGTGTGTGGGCCTCTTCCTCACGCTATTCGCCCTGGTGGTGCAGATCTCATGCCGCACCGACTGCCCGCGCCGCCCCTTCCACCGGCCCTGTCGCTCCGGCTCGACCCCGGCCAACCGCCACACGGGCAGCCGGCGCCGTCCGTCGGGCCGCGGGCCGCACCGCAACCGCCACGGCGGCGTTTACACGGACAGCGACTCGACGGACGACTCGGACGACTCGGACTGGGACGCGTGCTCGGACCTGTCGGCGCGGCGACACCGCCGCTTCGAGCGCACGCTCAACACCAACGTGTTCACGTCGGCCGAGGAGCTGGAACGCGCCCAGCGGCTTGAGGAGCGCGAGCGCATCATCCGTGAGATCTGGATGAATGGCCAGCCGGACGTGCCGGGCACTCGCAGCCTCAACCGCTACTACTGAGGGTCGGCCGGCGAAAACCTGCAGTCCGCCATGGACTCGCCTCCTGCCCTCCAAGCCCATCCCTATGCCGACGGACACTAAAGCAAACAAACGTAAAAGGACAGGCTAAGGGCTAAGGGCTCAGTTTTggactttttttattttattattattattttgaattatttttatttgagtTATTTGAGTTTGTGCTTGACTCCGACGGATGTGACGTTAAGATCAGTGTGTGCCTGAGACTCTCCGCGTCTGATGCTCCCCGCGCGCTCTCGCcagctctctcctccccctctgtcGTGGGAACGGGCTGCCTCTTGGGtcgggtcgggtcgggtcaCAGCGCCGGTCCAGCTTCACTCCCACACGTCAGCCTCAAACACAGGGGCCCCTGAGGTGACCCTACTGGGTCGACACTACTCTGCACTTGGCTTCCTGACGTCTAACCAAGCCACTCTTCCTGGAAGTGGAGGGTGATGGTTGTTagagtttattttatttcaaaaaCCCAAAAGGACTTAAAAAAGAGCCTTATGGAACATGTTTTTGATTTGTGGCAGCTCTGGATGGACACTAAATGCGGTTGTGTGGACAGGACCTCTGCTCTGGCACacgctcttttctttttctctcagtcTTTGTCCTCACAGAAGGTCGACACTTTCAGCAGcattcaaacacacaggaaGAACAAAAGAATACTGCCTAAACTCGAGGTCTGTTGAAGGACattttataatatatatatatatatatatatatatatatatatatatatgacctcAATGTTAACCACACTGCCAACCTTTTGAAACCAAAAGAGAATAATGTTTGGTATTCATCTCAACCCTTATGAAATCTATTTTTACTATTTAATAgttttattgtttgctttttttgtatCTAAATGGTAATGAGATATTTTTATACAGTGGCAAAGCTTTGTCTGACACCTCAGGGATACAATCCTAGTGTTTCTGCATACGATTGTTGATATTTTCTTCCTAAGAAGGGGATACTTGCATTGCTTGAGATGTGTCAGCTAAAAAAAACACCATTTGAAAAACCTCAAAGAGGTTGagtacttaaaaaaaaatctatataaaatatatattgataTGTTATGCACAGTGGAGTGCCTTATCCTgcttatgggatttctttggtTTATAGGGCCCAGTCGAAATGTAAATTATTGATCATTTCATTGATCATGCTATTTTTTTGATACTGATgctattttcttattttcttgCCCCTTGTTCAATTTCTTACTGACTTTGGTGAAGTGGTTTGCCAAAAGTTATACTTATCATATAATGTAGTAGGTGGAACATCTCCCATTAACTAATTTAGTTGGTGCTAAAAGCTAGCTAGTTGAGTTTGTGGGAAACATCGCCTTTTCTATTACTAATGTCAAATTAAGAACATGATCCATCAGGTCGTGTTTTGACTTTGCACATGTTCTAAAAACTGACATCAAGATGATTACACACATGATTCGTGACAGTCGTTTCGTTGGAAATGATGGAGTTGATATATAAGCCAAGAGATGTACCGGTGTGAAGTCTTTTGCCAACCAGTGCCTGTCAGGCTATGCTACATTTCTGTTACTTTGGTAAGGTTGAAAAGTCTAAGATGTTCAGGTCAGAAACTCAACTGAAGTAAGCCTACCTTTCCATAATTGATTTAGTGATATGCAGTTTGAAACAACTGGCCTAAATACACTTGACTACTTGTGATTGAGGAGGTTGTTGGTCTAGCTGCCTGGCCAGTTGTAAAGGGCACAGTATGATATGCTATCAAACCTATACACTCACATGCTCATAGCAGAAACTAGTGTAATTCATTCAAATTCTGCCTTAATAGAAATTATCTAGGAGCTTGTTACGCAAGATAAACACTGGGCAGAAATTGACCCTCCATGCAAATTAAGGACACACTGATTATATTGTGTAGACTTATCTAACAGGGAATGTTCGGTGTTGAAGTACAATTCTCTCTTTGGATTCTGTATTCTGTCCATGTATTCTATCTGCAAAATAAGCTAGTCATTTCAGTGTCCCTGGTCTGGTATTTTGCCACTTAAaatgaaatgatgtaaaatattgttgtttgcttttttatttttcaaagagAGTACATACTGAGATGTTGCATTAGAGATAAAGCCCTATTCCATCTGaagaacagaaagaaagaaacggGAACTTTGTCAATGGCTGGAGGCTATGTGAGACCAAAAATCCACTTGAGCTTGGAATAAACTGCTTATGGAGACATGAGTTGTGTCGCTGTgtaatttattttgtgttgtagcGCCATCTGCTGGTAATGTatattgttatggttatggttatggtatttgacagacacttttgtccaaagcgacttacagataaaaacaatacaatagttaaaattAACAGTGAAtagttttaaaatgttggtgagactacattaaaaagaatagcaataataaacaataatgtcaaagcAATCAAtaacctaatgaaaataaacaaatactataatatgTCAGACATGcctagacccctcttgaaagacccacaactatcacaggaacggagagcactgggcaacttattccaccaacaaggaaccactaaggaaaagagtcttgaaatTTGACCTCGCAtttatggctggtcgacacaacagacgctcatcagaagaccacagtgggcggttggggatgtaggCTACAGCTTGATCGTAGAATTGAGGTAGCAGGgagcagattttttttattattggtaATTCAAGTACAATAAACATGGGTCAAAACAATCCATGAGGAATCCATCTATGTACAGGATCAGGCGTAATTTTAAAAGGAGGAAGCAAAgagaagaaataataataataatcaaaacagaaaaacaaaacacaacaaaaaaaacatatacagtAGCTAGGCAGGGAGCAGATATAGTAAGTGTGGAAGTGTGGTGTAAGTGGGAGATTTAAATTctggccactagagggagccAATAGAGAGTATGAGAGGAGTAACGTGTCCTCTTTGGCAGATTGAAGACCAGCCGAGAAATGTACTGGTGTAAAGTCTTTTACCAACCAGTTGCTGTCAGGCTATGCTACATTTCTATTTATAATGCGGTTAACTTTGGATAATGTCTGATAAATTACAGACACATCAAAGTCACACAATGAGTTGTTTGGGTTGTGTGGTTCTGCTCTGTCTGTATGCTGTATGCCCTGTtctgtagcctattaaaacagAGCCAGTAGGCTATAGCATCAGGGCCACTGCATTTCACTCATGGATCACACCAAATATTCTAGAGCAGGGATGGGCAACTGGATCAATCATGCTAACTTTTTGATGCTAATGTAACAGACTGTGAGACAATGTCTGATAGCTGCAGTCCATAAATGACATGTTTTAGCTTATACTACTGCAATTTCGTGAAGTCACTGATGCATATTTCCCTTATTTAAACACTTTAAATGATTGTTCCAGATGATCCAAACATGTTGTCCCACATTATCAAACACATTTGATAATTAAATCAATAAGACAATCAATTAAAACAATACaattaaaactgtttttcaacACAACACATTTGGTGCATATTGTCTCTTGTACAGATCATTAACATAAATCAATAACAAGAAATTctcattctcaaaacacattctgCACTCTAATGCACATGCATCCATACTGGTAAACACACGTGGCAAAAATGAATAATAATGAATAGAAATAGACATACACATGTTAATGATTAAACACAACCACTCAAAATTGAtttcacttgtttcaaatgatgtgacaaAACCAATACGGTAAGCCAGTTCAGAGAGCAGAGTAGAGCAGAGCAGATTAGAATGGATAGAAGAAACTATGTGAGAGGACGAGGACGAGTGCATATGCGAGGTGGGGGacgaggaggaagggaggagggcAAGAAAGAGCATTTTTATTGGACACTGTAGTACAGTGCATTGcaggctgtatactgtacaatactgtaaataaatcatatggccctgaacattgtgctttccatttgtttacagtactgaCTGCTCAATAGATTTTGACTAGTTGCAAGTTCATATCAACAAAGAACAAGAATCAAAGGACAACTTTGTGAGATGCAGGGTAGCCTACGGTAAAAATAGGGGtacaaggaggaggaagaacaaaaaATGCAAAGAGCAAAGCAAAGTACTTGATGTTTTCGTTCATCAAAAGACAATGACGGAAACATATGAAATTTGTTTTGAGATTAAAAATGACCTTCTCCCTGAGAACTAtatgttttgaacaatgtgttttctATTTTCTGGTGTATTGTTTACTGACTGCTTGATAGTGTATATCATTTTGATCACTTTGTTTATGAttaaaagaaacacattaacacattacacattaaaataaattgtgttttagcaattgagaaaaactgtaagcaaTCCTATTAGCAGTTATTTTCACCATCTGAAAACAGGGCCATTTATTCAAAATTGTTCCCTGAAATCCTGAGTGCTTCTGGTCTAAACGGTGAGAAGCAAAAATCTCTGTCCAGCTGGTCTTTAGTGTGCTGTGCATAGCGCAGTGGGTATGGGATTGAGATGGAAAGCGCTCCACTGGAAAGCACACGAAACCTGGACACTCTGAAGCTCTGCCGCTTCATCAGGGCCAGTTCCGCGTCAGTTCCTTACCAGTTCCGTGCCAGCACCTTGTTTTGGTATGTGTACCTCAAACAAATCCAGAGTTCATTTGCCTCGGATTTCTGCTTTGTCATTCAGCTGGACAGGTCTGGcaaatgagagggagggagagggaggaggggaaggtaagagagagagggggaaaggagaggcaagagagagagaggggggaagagggagagagagagggagagagaatggtaGACAAATCATTTTTCATGCCACAGATGGTTCGGGCaggtttattttcattgttgttattgttgatagAAACTCTCATCCGATATATACTGTATTGTTCCCACAGCTTGTTAATGATCCAATTCCAAGGCCAACGTTCACCTGCAGATAACCTACATTTGCTGGCTCGTAAATTGAACAACCCAGTAAACGGCTTGTGCGTGCATGACTTTCGAACAGAGTAGGTGAGTTAAGGCCAAAGTTCACATCTAAAGCAGCTCTCGGCATATTTCAGGACATTAGACTGGTCCGTCAAGCCATCTGCTCAAAAATGACAGTGTTGTTAGGGTTGTACGCTCTGAGCTATATGCTGTGCTCTCTCCTTCTGGCTTACCTCACATACGAGCCACTTAAGCGATATGTGCACAAATGGAATGAGATGAAGCCAATTCCAGGAATGCCGGGCGCGTACCCGATCATTGGCAATGCTCTGCAGTTCAAAGCTAATGCAGGAGGTAAGGTGCTAATGGATTTGTCTAGTCTCATTTACTACAAAGGCTCTGATACCCAAAAAGGGAATACTTACTTttgaattcaatttcaatttaattgtacttatagagcgccaaaacattacacacgaCTTTTAAACATTGCAGCAAATTTTAGAAAAAAATATTACAAAGGTTTTAGAAAGAAATATTAATGGCAGAATAATAGTTGATTGTAGAGCATTGCAGCACAATAGtaaagttttgtttttgtgttacaGATTTCTTCAACCAGGTTATTGAAGGCACCAATGAATTCAGACACCTCCCACTTGCAAAAGTATGGCTTGGACCTGTGCCTGTGGTTGTTCTTTTTCATGCCGAAACCATTGAGGTAAATACTTTTGGGGTATTTTGAAGTGATCAGTTGTTACATGTAACTGCTTATTAGGGATTCttatataaatcagtaaatggagcaggacctaaatacttgtcagacatgcttcagcagtacacaccttctcgtcctctcaggtcccaggtgaaaaacctgctagtaaaacctacagttagaactaaacatggtgaagcagcttttagctgctatgcggctcagctgtggaaccaactttcggatgacattaaaaaggccccaactgtagccagttttaaatctggacttaagaccaaactgttctcagacgctttctgctaactgtgccgagttacaaattctgaatctgcctcgataattattctactttgtcttttattactttttttactacttttgcctttgtttttgcttactaattattctttatttttaaatgattttatcttgtgttttatgttttccttttattatgatctttaccttttaactattctttgactatattgcccttctatgcttttatttgttattatcgtttggttttgtttatgtaaagcacattgaatgacctctgtgtatgaaatgtgctatataaataaacttgacttgacttgacttgacttatagGACTGATCCTTGCATGGTTGCAACTAAAGACCTTTTTAAAGTCTTTAGGACTCTTAGctgcacatgtacagtattgtCATGTTTACAGTATGTCAGAACATGTAAGCAATGCATGTAaggggttggggtgtgtgttgtgtgtggataTTTTCTGCCATAGTAAATAATAGCCTAAGCGCCATTTTTATGTTTGCCAGTGGGCTGCAATCAGTTCTTGTAATTGCATGTGCTGTCCAAAACGTAATGCCCCATCCTTCTTTTCTCTAAGGGAGTCCTTAGCTCGTCCAGGCACCTCGACAAATCATTCTCCTACTCGTTTCTGGAACCTTGGCTCGGGACAGGATTGCTCACCAGGTAGGGGCTCACTCTCGTCATGCTTACCAGCAAGGGCCAACAAATCTAAACATGACGTCCTTAAGCTCTGCATAGTGCAGATACGCTTGGCCTTCGAACTACGGCGTCCTAGAATGACCAGTGAGTGCACAACATACAGGTGTTTGTTATCCAGCTTAAGCAGACACTAAACAAATAAATGATTGGCCCACACAGCTCTTGGCTTGCGTTTATCACTCCTCTCTGTTCTGAGCAGGCgacagcagtcacacacacacacacacacacacacacacacacacacacacacacacacccttggtaTTTGTCTCCCCTCTCACCATGGCAGCACGGGTGACAAGTGGCGCAGTCGGCGCAAAATGCTGACCCCCACGTTCCACTTCTCCATCCTGCTGGACTTCCTGGAGGTGATGAACGAGCAGGCCGAGGTGCTGGTCAGCAAGCTGCAGAGACACGTGGGTGGGCCGGCCTTCAACTGCTTCAGCCTCATCACCCTCTGTGCTCTTGATATTATATGTGGtgggtacagtatgtgagtgtgtgtgtgtttgtgtgtgtgtgtgtgtttgtgtgtgtgtgtgtgtgtgtgtggggtgtgtgtgtgtgtgtgcgtgtgtgtatacagtaagtgtgtgtgtgtttgtgtgtgtggtgtgtgtgtgtgtgtgtgtgtgtgtgtgtgtgtgcgtgtgagtggtGGTTAATTAGGAAAGTCTCCGCCTTTACCAGGTGTGTACTAGAAAATAAATTGGTTCCATAATAAGTTGGCCAGAGGGCCGGTAATGGAACAGAGAGGGCTAGTAAGTAACAATGTTTACGCCTTCGTGTTCATTAGGATCATAAAATGCAGTGATGGAATTCACATCTAAGGAAACACATCAGACTGTGTCTATGGAACTGACAGACTGTATTTCTTTTCTCTCAGAGACTGCAATGGGTGAAAAGATCTACGCGCAAAATAACTCAGAGTCTGAATACGTGCGCAGTGTTTACAAGTGAGTCATATTCTCCCTTGAGTAGAAATATGTTGAAATGTCCAAACCTTTTATAAGGCTGAGAAGTATCAGAGTGGTAATACCTTCTGCATTTTCCTTAATTAAATGTACTGTCTAGCTGCAATGATTAATCAGTAAAGAAATGCCATAACTGAAAAAATCTAAAATCATTTATATTCTTTGTTCATGCACAATAGAAAGTTAACTTTTGGTCTGACGTCATATGAAAACTGTTTTAACTATATCTAAATGGCTCTATGGCAGGATGAGTGACATCGTCAGCAGAAGACAGAGAGCCCCGTGGTTATGGCCTGACTGGGTCTACAACTTGCTGGGCGAGGGAAAAGAACATCAGCACTGCCTCAGGATCCTGCACACCTTTACTAAAAATGTGGCTATTTATCTACTGAAGTAAAAacaaagtaaaaacaaaaacactgatgACACATTGGGTTTGAATGTGGTGAATGAAATTGTTTTGGTGATGCACAGGTGATTAAGGAGAGAGCCGAGCACATGACCGGTGTGGAGTCGGACAGCGAGCCGGACCAGGGAGGCAGGAAGAGACACGCTTTCTTAGACATGCTACTGAAAACCACCGATGAAGATGGCAACTACTTAAGCCACGAAGACATACAGGAGGAGGTGGACACCTTTATGTTTGAGGTAAACGCCATTACACTGCACACCTATACACTTACTGTAGAGATCTCCCTGTCCACTGAGTGCTGTTTAATTGGTTTAGCCAAAACGGAAAAACACAACTTACTATATCAGTTACAGTATAAACTTACTATATCAGGCAAACTATATCAGGTATAAAGTTCTCTACAGTAGAATAGAAGATATGTTATTTGTATACATTCTcccaagacagacagacatgggcATACTGTTATATATTTAATCAGCCACAGTCAAGACTTGTAGGGATGT
The nucleotide sequence above comes from Alosa sapidissima isolate fAloSap1 chromosome 6, fAloSap1.pri, whole genome shotgun sequence. Encoded proteins:
- the LOC121711294 gene encoding protein eva-1 homolog A isoform X2: MALISSALATYTYIAEHTERAALYFVCGVCVGLFLTLFALVVQISCRTDCPRRPFHRPCRSGSTPANRHTGSRRRPSGRGPHRNRHGGVYTDSDSTDDSDDSDWDACSDLSARRHRRFERTLNTNVFTSAEELERAQRLEERERIIREIWMNGQPDVPGTRSLNRYY
- the LOC121711292 gene encoding cytochrome P450 4V2-like, which translates into the protein MTVLLGLYALSYMLCSLLLAYLTYEPLKRYVHKWNEMKPIPGMPGAYPIIGNALQFKANAGDFFNQVIEGTNEFRHLPLAKVWLGPVPVVVLFHAETIEGVLSSSRHLDKSFSYSFLEPWLGTGLLTSTGDKWRSRRKMLTPTFHFSILLDFLEVMNEQAEVLVSKLQRHVGGPAFNCFSLITLCALDIICETAMGEKIYAQNNSESEYVRSVYKMSDIVSRRQRAPWLWPDWVYNLLGEGKEHQHCLRILHTFTKNVIKERAEHMTGVESDSEPDQGGRKRHAFLDMLLKTTDEDGNYLSHEDIQEEVDTFMFEGHDTTAASMNWALHLIGSHPEVQKKVHQELDEVFGSSDRHVTAEDLKKLRYLECVIKETLRIFPSVPLFARSICEDCHINGFKIPKGVNAVIIPYALHRDPRYFPEPEEFRPERFLPENSLGRHPYAFIPFSAGPRNCIGQRFAMMEEKVILASVLRRFKVLACQDREDLRLQGDLILRPESGIWIQLQRSSI